One stretch of Streptomyces sp. R21 DNA includes these proteins:
- a CDS encoding FMN-binding negative transcriptional regulator has product MLIHPWDAPHDESEWQQWLATHDFGQLAVNGLPGEPPHVQPLHFVYEATGGPHGRVITHLARPNPLWPALEANPVVLLSVVDDYVYVPGPWQAAPDTPPEHGTPTSFYAAVQLRCTAHLVDDASEKADLLNRQVGHFQPEGGSARAAVGEAPYGRMLSGIRGLRLEVIDVRAKFKYGGKRTTEVQDRIAAELTARGGPGDAAAREHLARRRGATA; this is encoded by the coding sequence ATGCTGATCCATCCCTGGGACGCGCCGCACGACGAGAGCGAATGGCAACAGTGGCTCGCCACCCACGACTTCGGGCAGCTCGCCGTCAACGGTCTGCCGGGCGAGCCACCGCACGTCCAGCCCCTGCACTTCGTCTACGAGGCCACGGGCGGCCCGCACGGCCGGGTGATCACCCATCTCGCGCGCCCCAACCCGCTGTGGCCGGCGCTGGAGGCGAACCCCGTCGTGCTGCTGAGCGTGGTGGACGACTATGTCTACGTACCCGGCCCCTGGCAGGCCGCGCCGGACACCCCGCCCGAGCACGGCACGCCCACGAGTTTCTACGCGGCCGTCCAACTCCGCTGCACCGCCCACCTCGTGGACGACGCGTCGGAGAAGGCCGACCTGCTGAACCGCCAGGTCGGCCACTTCCAGCCCGAGGGCGGCTCCGCACGCGCGGCGGTCGGCGAGGCTCCATACGGCCGCATGCTCTCCGGCATCCGCGGCCTGCGCCTCGAAGTCATCGACGTACGGGCGAAGTTCAAGTACGGCGGCAAGCGGACGACTGAGGTGCAGGACCGGATCGCGGCCGAGCTGACTGCGCGGGGCGGGCCGGGTGACGCGGCGGCGCGGGAGCACCTGGCACGCAGGCGGGGCGCAACGGCGTAA
- a CDS encoding DMT family transporter yields the protein MSTVAAHRAEPDPDTEASSTIATATPDTAAATVGGPAAGGPGRPALDWRIRFGVLSLIWGFSFLLIKVGTDGFAPFQVTLGRLVFGTAVLAAAMAVKRERLPRGARTWGHLAVAAFLLNALPFSLFAYAELTIPSTLAGICNATSPLWGMALSLVALSEDRPTRRRVAGLGIGFLGVLTVLGAWQGFSGLDARGTAMALLASLSYPIGWIYVRRTLADSGRSHLSMTGAQLLLATVQLAFVTPLFTTLPSHFPVVPLLATAALGALGTGLAVLIQYGLVAEVGPTTAQMVTYFIPVIATAAGVAILGESLAWSTPVGAVIVLAGAALTQSRTRR from the coding sequence ATGAGCACCGTCGCCGCGCACCGAGCCGAACCCGATCCCGACACCGAAGCCTCCTCCACCATTGCCACCGCAACCCCTGACACCGCCGCGGCCACCGTCGGCGGCCCAGCCGCAGGCGGCCCCGGCCGACCCGCCCTGGACTGGCGCATCCGCTTCGGCGTCCTCTCGCTGATCTGGGGCTTCAGCTTCCTCCTGATCAAGGTCGGCACGGACGGCTTCGCCCCCTTCCAGGTCACGCTCGGGCGGCTGGTGTTCGGGACCGCGGTGCTCGCGGCGGCGATGGCGGTCAAGCGGGAGCGGCTGCCGCGCGGTGCGCGCACCTGGGGGCACCTCGCGGTGGCGGCGTTCCTGCTCAACGCGCTGCCGTTCTCGCTCTTCGCCTATGCCGAGTTGACGATCCCGTCGACGCTCGCGGGCATCTGCAACGCGACCTCGCCGCTGTGGGGCATGGCCCTGTCGCTGGTCGCCCTCTCCGAGGACCGGCCGACCCGGCGCCGGGTCGCGGGACTCGGCATCGGCTTCCTGGGCGTGCTGACGGTGCTCGGCGCCTGGCAGGGCTTCAGCGGCCTGGACGCCAGGGGCACCGCGATGGCTCTGCTGGCCTCGCTCAGCTATCCGATCGGCTGGATATACGTCCGCCGCACCCTGGCCGACTCGGGTCGGTCACACCTGTCGATGACCGGCGCCCAACTCCTCCTGGCCACCGTCCAACTGGCCTTCGTCACACCCCTGTTCACCACACTGCCGAGCCACTTCCCAGTCGTCCCGCTGCTCGCGACAGCGGCCCTGGGCGCCCTGGGCACGGGGCTCGCCGTGCTCATTCAGTACGGCCTGGTCGCCGAGGTCGGCCCGACGACGGCCCAGATGGTCACCTACTTCATTCCGGTCATCGCCACCGCCGCGGGCGTCGCGATCCTCGGCGAGTCGCTGGCCTGGTCGACGCCGGTCGGTGCGGTGATCGTGCTGGCGGGTGCGGCGCTCACGCAGTCCCGGACGCGGCGGTGA
- a CDS encoding aminotransferase class I/II-fold pyridoxal phosphate-dependent enzyme, with amino-acid sequence MLGEYRIEGRRAAEISANVERAVGSGELRPGQLLPPMRELALELGVNPNTVAAAYRTLRERGVIETAGRRGSRVRAKPATTGREDIRVDVPPGVRNLADGNPDCALLPGLADAFAAAAALSDREPVLYGEPTVEPELARLARADLDADGVPDGPVVVTSGSLDAIERVLAVHLKPGDTVAVEDPGWGSLLDLVPALGLRTIGVGVDDEGPRPEDVRRALEGGARALVVTDRAQNPTGAAVSAARARALRSVLEQHPQTLLIEDDHGHHIVDLPLHPLGGTTRHWALVRSVAKAYGPDLRLAVLTGDPLTLDRVSGRQQVGPGWVSRLLQRAVVRLWVDGTVDVPAVAASYGRRRAALIDALAERGVEAQGRSGMNVWIPVPDETGAVARLLHAGWAVAPGARFRMGAPAGIRITVSALAPEDFGPLADAVAAAVGPAPARRYV; translated from the coding sequence GTGCTAGGAGAGTATCGGATCGAAGGCCGGCGCGCAGCAGAGATTTCCGCGAACGTCGAGCGTGCGGTGGGGTCGGGAGAGCTGCGGCCCGGGCAACTGCTGCCGCCGATGCGGGAGTTGGCGCTCGAACTCGGAGTGAATCCGAATACCGTCGCCGCCGCCTATCGCACACTGCGCGAACGCGGGGTCATCGAGACCGCGGGGCGGCGTGGCAGCCGGGTCCGCGCCAAGCCTGCGACGACCGGTCGCGAGGACATCCGTGTCGACGTGCCGCCCGGGGTGCGCAACCTCGCCGACGGCAACCCCGACTGCGCCCTGCTGCCCGGCCTCGCCGATGCGTTCGCCGCGGCTGCCGCTCTCTCGGACCGCGAACCCGTGCTCTACGGAGAGCCCACCGTCGAACCCGAGCTGGCGCGGCTGGCGCGCGCCGATCTCGACGCGGACGGCGTACCGGACGGGCCCGTCGTCGTCACCTCCGGCTCGCTCGACGCCATCGAGCGCGTGCTCGCCGTACATCTCAAACCCGGGGACACGGTCGCCGTCGAGGACCCCGGCTGGGGAAGCCTGCTCGATCTGGTCCCGGCGCTCGGTCTGCGCACGATCGGCGTGGGTGTCGACGACGAGGGCCCCCGCCCCGAAGACGTACGGCGCGCCCTGGAGGGCGGGGCGCGCGCCCTGGTCGTCACCGACCGGGCGCAGAACCCGACGGGCGCCGCCGTGAGCGCCGCGCGGGCGCGTGCCCTGCGCTCGGTGCTCGAACAGCACCCGCAGACGCTGCTCATCGAGGACGACCACGGGCACCACATCGTCGACCTGCCGCTGCATCCGCTCGGCGGAACCACCCGCCACTGGGCCCTGGTCCGCTCCGTCGCCAAGGCCTACGGCCCCGACCTGCGGCTCGCCGTCCTCACCGGAGACCCCCTCACCCTTGACCGGGTGAGCGGCCGGCAGCAGGTGGGCCCCGGTTGGGTGAGCCGCCTGCTGCAGCGGGCCGTCGTACGGCTGTGGGTCGACGGAACCGTGGACGTACCCGCCGTGGCGGCGTCGTACGGGCGGCGCCGTGCCGCGCTCATCGACGCCCTCGCCGAGCGCGGAGTGGAGGCACAGGGGCGCAGTGGGATGAACGTGTGGATCCCCGTGCCGGACGAGACCGGGGCGGTCGCGCGGCTGCTGCACGCCGGGTGGGCCGTCGCGCCCGGGGCCCGGTTCCGGATGGGCGCGCCGGCCGGCATCCGGATCACCGTCTCCGCCCTGGCGCCGGAGGACTTCGGACCGCTGGCGGACGCCGTCGCCGCCGCCGTGGGCCCGGCGCCCGCCCGCCGCTACGTGTGA
- a CDS encoding pyridoxamine 5'-phosphate oxidase family protein has protein sequence MENAMPVTSPQPGMPQPAAYTPTDRTVPTRSRERAAYDHEMVHSILDEGYVCHLGFVRDGAPVVLPTLYGRVGERLYVHGSTGSRPLRMTGQADPGLAVCLTVTHVDGLVLARSAFHHSMNYRSVVVHGIAHQVTDPDEKREALDALVDHVVPGRSADSRPANAKELAATAVIRLDLNEVSAKLRTGGPNDEPEDLDLPHWTGVLPLAKGYGTPIPAADLAPGIELPDYLTTL, from the coding sequence ATGGAGAACGCAATGCCGGTGACGAGCCCCCAGCCCGGGATGCCGCAGCCCGCCGCCTATACCCCGACCGACCGCACCGTCCCCACGCGCTCCCGCGAGCGCGCCGCGTACGACCACGAGATGGTGCACTCGATACTCGACGAGGGGTACGTCTGCCATCTCGGCTTCGTCCGCGACGGCGCTCCGGTCGTCCTCCCCACCCTCTACGGCCGGGTCGGCGAGCGCCTCTACGTACACGGTTCGACGGGCTCGCGGCCGCTGCGGATGACGGGGCAGGCTGACCCGGGGCTCGCGGTCTGCCTCACCGTCACGCATGTGGACGGCCTGGTCCTGGCCCGCTCCGCCTTCCACCACTCGATGAACTACCGCTCCGTGGTGGTGCACGGCATCGCCCACCAGGTGACGGACCCGGACGAGAAGCGGGAGGCCCTGGACGCGCTGGTCGACCACGTCGTCCCCGGCCGCTCCGCCGACTCCCGGCCCGCCAACGCCAAGGAACTCGCCGCCACCGCCGTGATCCGCCTCGACCTGAACGAGGTCTCCGCGAAGCTCCGCACCGGCGGCCCGAACGACGAGCCGGAGGACCTCGACCTCCCGCACTGGACCGGCGTCCTCCCCCTGGCCAAGGGCTACGGCACACCGATCCCGGCCGCCGACCTGGCCCCCGGCATCGAACTCCCCGACTACCTGACGACCCTGTGA
- a CDS encoding DMT family transporter: protein MSNAASSAVAGAASGLPVGRGLLYLIVAGAAWGTAGAAASLIYRSSDLGPVALSFWRCAGGLVLLLAVHLLRRRSRPAVREPLGRKALRVGVTGLGLAVFQTAYFAAVESTGLAVATVVTLGAGPVLIALGARLTMGERLGGGGIAAVAGALSGLVVLVLGSGGAAVRPGGVALAVVSAAGYSVMTLLTRWWGRDGSADASGTTLWAFAVTTACLLPLGLAEGLVPHTAQPAHVLGLLVYIAAVPTALAYALYFAGAAVVRSATVSVIMLLEPVSAAVLAVALLGERLTSATLAGTLLMLGSVAGLAAAEARGAPSERATPEEAALV from the coding sequence GTGTCGAATGCTGCATCCAGCGCCGTCGCCGGCGCTGCTTCCGGCCTGCCCGTCGGGCGAGGCCTCCTCTATCTGATCGTCGCCGGTGCCGCCTGGGGCACCGCGGGCGCGGCCGCGTCACTGATCTACCGGTCCAGTGATCTGGGCCCCGTCGCCCTGTCCTTCTGGCGCTGCGCGGGCGGGCTCGTCCTGCTGCTCGCCGTGCACCTGCTGCGCCGGCGGTCCCGGCCCGCCGTGCGCGAGCCGCTCGGCCGCAAGGCGCTGCGGGTCGGCGTCACGGGCCTGGGCCTGGCCGTCTTCCAGACCGCCTACTTCGCCGCCGTCGAGTCCACCGGACTGGCCGTGGCGACCGTCGTCACGCTCGGCGCCGGTCCCGTGCTCATCGCGCTGGGCGCGCGGCTGACCATGGGGGAGCGGCTCGGTGGTGGCGGGATCGCCGCCGTCGCCGGGGCGCTGTCCGGGCTCGTGGTGCTGGTGCTCGGCAGCGGGGGCGCGGCGGTGCGGCCCGGAGGCGTCGCGCTCGCGGTCGTGTCCGCCGCCGGGTACTCGGTGATGACGCTGCTCACGCGGTGGTGGGGACGGGACGGCTCCGCCGACGCGTCCGGCACGACGCTGTGGGCGTTCGCGGTGACGACGGCCTGTCTGCTGCCGCTCGGCCTGGCGGAGGGCCTGGTCCCGCACACCGCCCAACCCGCCCACGTCCTGGGCCTGTTGGTGTATATCGCCGCCGTCCCCACGGCCCTGGCCTACGCCCTGTACTTCGCGGGCGCGGCGGTGGTCCGCTCCGCGACCGTCTCCGTGATCATGCTCCTTGAGCCGGTCAGCGCCGCCGTACTGGCCGTGGCGCTGCTCGGCGAGCGGCTGACCTCGGCGACCCTCGCGGGCACCCTGCTGATGCTGGGATCGGTCGCGGGACTCGCGGCGGCGGAGGCGCGCGGCGCGCCCTCGGAGCGGGCGACCCCCGAAGAGGCCGCACTCGTCTGA